A single genomic interval of uncultured Desulfobacter sp. harbors:
- a CDS encoding transporter substrate-binding domain-containing protein, whose product MKFDIGHFFTNCILVPTLIIGLWFTNVGHSYAQNTADNATGSIQLTPTEKVWLDSHPTITIAGPRSFPPFHYYEKSKLKGLSADYTKFIADSLGLKLRILADLPWPQVLKRVRQGDIDLIICIAKTADRETYLDFSDPYLTSPLVIVTRDSSPFISGIEDLHGKTLAMVPKTLVPEWLSRDGIDVSSLYVQSPLQGLEAVSFSRADAAIDNLATANYLIHQNGLANLKIAAPTPYDDYRLYMAVPKGHQELLTSVNKALASMSSQQKSDIRNHWLSVKYDYGVSPKDVFRYIFLILLFALGVIFALLFRSHRLAKETQERIATEKALRESEEKLRNILDNSTNMYYSHSPDHEITYISPRCRQILQCEPEEAMKRWTEFATDNPINLKGVEYTEKAIKTGQRQPPYELELKGNEGRKVIVEIREHPVVKNGRTVAIVGSATDITKHKKAEKEREALHRQLFQARKMESIGTLAGGIAHEFNNILGIILGNAQLAMLDLPEENPARSRINEIQTACLRAKEVVLELLSFSRQTKQGKQLLNPAKLVNDTVRLLRASIPSSIKILCQNDESIQPINANATQIQQLIINLCNNAVRAMEPGGGTLTICLETADAHDLKMPELEGGSAAGAVRLTIEDTGTGIDPGIQDRIFDPYFTTKDVGKGSGMGLAIVHGIVHNHGGVISVKSEIGRGSVFTVLLPVGTTPTTEEVSADTDPVPGGTESLKFTQTKKIPD is encoded by the coding sequence TTGAAATTTGATATTGGACATTTTTTTACGAATTGCATACTGGTGCCGACGCTCATCATTGGACTGTGGTTCACTAATGTTGGGCATTCCTATGCCCAAAATACAGCGGATAATGCAACCGGCAGTATTCAGTTAACCCCGACTGAAAAGGTCTGGTTAGACAGTCATCCCACTATTACCATTGCAGGCCCCCGTTCCTTTCCGCCATTTCACTATTATGAAAAAAGCAAATTAAAAGGCCTTTCCGCAGATTATACCAAATTTATAGCGGATAGCTTAGGGCTTAAATTGCGTATCCTGGCAGACCTTCCCTGGCCCCAAGTGTTGAAAAGGGTCCGACAGGGAGACATTGACCTGATCATCTGTATTGCAAAAACAGCTGACCGGGAAACCTATTTAGATTTTTCAGATCCCTATCTAACGTCCCCCCTGGTTATTGTCACCCGTGATAGCAGCCCTTTTATATCCGGCATTGAAGACCTTCATGGGAAAACCCTGGCCATGGTACCCAAAACCCTTGTACCGGAATGGCTCTCCAGGGACGGAATTGACGTTTCGTCTCTTTATGTGCAATCCCCTCTACAAGGGCTTGAAGCGGTCTCCTTTTCACGGGCAGACGCAGCCATAGATAACCTGGCAACAGCCAACTATTTGATTCATCAAAACGGGCTGGCAAATCTTAAAATCGCAGCACCAACACCCTATGATGATTATCGGTTGTATATGGCCGTCCCCAAGGGGCACCAGGAACTTCTCACAAGTGTAAACAAAGCACTGGCCTCTATGTCTTCCCAACAAAAAAGTGATATTCGCAACCACTGGCTGTCCGTCAAATACGACTATGGCGTCAGTCCCAAAGATGTGTTTCGATATATATTTTTAATTCTTTTGTTCGCTCTTGGCGTTATTTTTGCGTTACTGTTCCGCAGTCACAGGCTCGCAAAAGAGACCCAAGAAAGGATTGCCACGGAAAAAGCCCTGCGGGAAAGCGAAGAAAAACTTCGTAACATCCTGGACAACAGCACCAACATGTATTATTCCCATAGCCCTGACCATGAAATCACTTACATCAGCCCCCGGTGCAGACAGATCCTGCAGTGCGAACCCGAAGAGGCCATGAAACGATGGACTGAATTTGCCACGGACAATCCCATCAACCTCAAAGGGGTTGAATATACTGAAAAGGCCATTAAAACCGGACAGCGCCAGCCCCCATATGAACTGGAACTGAAAGGAAATGAAGGGCGCAAAGTTATAGTTGAAATCCGTGAACACCCGGTTGTAAAAAATGGCAGAACCGTAGCTATTGTTGGTTCCGCAACCGATATTACAAAGCATAAAAAGGCTGAAAAAGAGAGAGAAGCCCTGCACCGCCAACTTTTTCAGGCCCGCAAAATGGAGTCCATCGGCACCCTGGCAGGCGGCATTGCCCATGAATTTAACAACATTTTGGGAATCATCCTGGGAAATGCCCAGCTGGCAATGCTGGACCTGCCCGAAGAGAATCCAGCCCGGTCACGCATCAATGAAATTCAGACCGCCTGCCTCAGGGCCAAAGAAGTTGTCCTGGAACTACTCAGCTTCAGTCGACAGACAAAACAGGGAAAACAACTTTTAAATCCGGCCAAACTCGTTAACGATACGGTTCGGCTTTTAAGGGCATCCATTCCCTCGTCCATTAAAATCTTATGCCAAAACGATGAGTCAATACAGCCAATCAATGCCAATGCCACACAAATCCAGCAGCTCATTATCAACCTGTGCAACAATGCAGTCCGGGCCATGGAGCCCGGCGGCGGCACACTGACCATTTGCCTGGAAACGGCGGACGCCCATGATCTAAAAATGCCCGAACTAGAGGGGGGCTCTGCAGCCGGGGCTGTTCGGCTCACCATTGAAGACACAGGCACAGGCATTGATCCGGGCATACAGGACAGAATTTTTGATCCCTACTTCACCACCAAAGATGTTGGCAAGGGCTCGGGCATGGGACTGGCCATTGTTCATGGTATTGTTCACAACCATGGCGGCGTAATATCCGTTAAAAGTGAAATCGGGCGCGGCTCTGTGTTTACCGTTCTGTTACCGGTAGGTACCACGCCCACGACAGAGGAGGTGTCTGCGGATACCGATCCCGTACCCGGGGGCACAGAAAGCCTAAAATTTACACAAACCAAAAAAATTCCAGATTAA
- a CDS encoding ABC transporter substrate-binding protein, with product MVFSSSAFCKRETVIKIGINAPLTGDIPKVGEGSKYAAQMWLSDIEKAGGIEVGGQKYKVELVVEDNESKAESAVKANTKMISQDDVLAIVGPQSSKQAVPAGEVANKYKTVMISPWSTNPDTTMNRPFVFRGCFLDPFQGPVVANFITDEFNFTKAAVLYDVASDYPKGLAEVFKDAWEKKHGPGSVVAFESFTTKDTDFSSQLTKIIQSGAQVLFTPQYYNEVPLIVKQAQELGWKGPVVGSDSWGSAETVELCGEACYGQFFSSHYAAAGAKGATKEFIDRYNETYGYIPDDVAALTWDALRLAQQAIEDTGKLTGRIEEDRLAVRDALAKIKNFAGITGNMTFTEEGDPVKCAVIVKINDKGEYEFYKSVCP from the coding sequence ATGGTTTTTTCTTCATCTGCGTTTTGCAAAAGAGAGACCGTCATTAAAATCGGCATCAATGCACCTTTGACCGGAGACATTCCAAAGGTTGGGGAAGGAAGTAAATATGCCGCACAAATGTGGCTATCAGACATTGAAAAGGCAGGCGGCATTGAAGTCGGCGGCCAAAAGTACAAGGTCGAACTGGTTGTTGAAGACAATGAATCCAAAGCAGAATCTGCGGTAAAAGCCAATACCAAAATGATAAGCCAGGATGATGTGCTGGCCATTGTCGGCCCGCAGTCTTCCAAACAGGCTGTACCGGCTGGTGAAGTGGCAAACAAATACAAAACCGTTATGATCAGTCCCTGGTCCACCAACCCGGACACCACCATGAACCGCCCGTTTGTATTCCGCGGCTGCTTCCTTGATCCTTTCCAGGGTCCTGTTGTGGCAAACTTCATCACCGATGAGTTCAACTTCACCAAGGCAGCTGTGCTTTATGACGTGGCTTCTGACTATCCCAAAGGTCTTGCTGAAGTATTCAAGGACGCATGGGAAAAGAAACATGGTCCAGGCTCCGTTGTTGCCTTTGAAAGTTTTACCACAAAAGACACGGACTTTTCTTCCCAGCTGACCAAAATTATTCAGTCCGGTGCCCAGGTGCTTTTTACCCCGCAATACTATAATGAAGTCCCCCTGATTGTTAAACAGGCCCAAGAGCTGGGATGGAAAGGACCCGTTGTGGGTTCCGATTCCTGGGGATCAGCCGAGACTGTTGAACTGTGCGGGGAAGCTTGCTACGGTCAGTTTTTCTCTTCCCATTACGCAGCTGCCGGTGCCAAGGGCGCAACCAAGGAATTCATTGACCGCTACAATGAAACATACGGTTACATTCCCGATGATGTGGCAGCGCTGACCTGGGATGCCCTTCGTTTGGCCCAGCAGGCCATTGAGGATACCGGAAAATTGACCGGTAGAATCGAGGAAGACCGCCTGGCTGTCCGGGATGCCCTGGCAAAAATTAAAAATTTTGCAGGTATCACCGGTAACATGACCTTCACCGAAGAGGGTGACCCGGTCAAATGTGCCGTTATTGTAAAAATAAACGATAAGGGTGAATACGAGTTCTATAAATCCGTATGCCCATAG